In Solanum lycopersicum chromosome 5, SLM_r2.1, the following are encoded in one genomic region:
- the LOC138348845 gene encoding uncharacterized protein: MAPKDGNESDNDEEIQNQMTSQETGTTEEIRVLRQQMAEMYEAWMSGQPPPSSIRDYFNTNMSHPIQVSTSDPIYPPGFDPYANTSNVAGTSMARPSNTPVISNPLFVSTAPTNSIPQPTMVPKSNSDPPPNVRREQSYTLEETIKIPSSHPHIHQYSSPFEIERMVKNEEHEEMTKKMKSLEQSIRDMQGLEGHKGISFSDLCMFPHVHLPAGFKTPKFEKYDGHGDPIAHLKRYCNQLRGAGGKEELLMAYFGESLVGIASEWFIDQDITNWHTWDDLARCFVQQFQYNIDIVLDRSSLANMKKKTTENFREYAIRWREQAARVKPPMKESEMIDVFLQAQEPDYFHYLLSAVGKTLAEVIKVGEMVENGIKCGKIVSQAALKATTQVLQNGSGNIGGKKRREDVATIVSAPRTHVLDNSPQHYFPSQAPQYSMTYTPYHVFNAQPIAPPSYPQWRAPTP, from the coding sequence ATGGCCCCCAAAGACGGAAATGAATCGGACAATGATGAGGAGATCCAAAACCAGATGACTTCACAAGAAACAGGGACAACAGAAGAGATAAGGGTGTTAAGACAACAAATGGCAGAGATGTACGAGGCTTGGATGAGTGGACAACCTCCACCATCTTCAATCCGAgactattttaatacaaatatgtctCACCCTATCCAGGTGTCGACAAGCGATCCGATATATCCCCCTGGATTCGACCCCTATGCTAACACATCCAATGTCGCTGGAACTTCTATGGCGCGCCCTTCGAATACGCCTGTAATAAGTAATCCACTCTTTGTGTCAACTGCCCCGACTAACAGCATCCCGCAGCCAACGATGGTGCCAAAATCCAACAGCGATCCTCCGCCCAATGTTCGGCGTGAGCAGAGTTACACTCTTGAAGAGACCATTAAAATTCCAAGTTCTCATCCCCACATTCATCAATATAGTTCCCCTTTTGAAATTGAGAGGATGGTCAAGAatgaggaacatgaagaaatgactaagaaaatgaagagtttggaaCAGAGTATAAGAGATATGCAAGGACTAGAAGGCCACAAAGGCATCTCATTCAGTGACTTGTGTATGTTTCCTCACGTCCATTTACCTGCTGGTTTTAAAACtccaaagtttgaaaaatatgatggtCACGGAGACCCCATAGCTCATCTAAAGAGATATTGCAACCAATTGAGGGGTGCAGGGGGCAAAGAAGAGTTACTTATGGCCTATTTTGGGGAAAGCTTAGTAGGGATTGCATCTGAATGGTTCATAGATCAGGATATCACCAACTGGCACACATGGGATGATTTGGCTCGATGTTTTGTACAGCAATTCcaatataatattgacattGTCCTAGATCGCTCCTCGTTAGctaacatgaagaagaagaccacgGAAAATTTTCGTGAATATGCTATCAGATGGAGGGAACAAGCTGCTAGGGTTAAACCACCGATGAAGGAGTCAGAGATGATTGACGTTTTTCTCCAGGcgcaagaacctgattacttTCACTATCTGCTGTCTGCCGTAGGGAAAACATTAGCTGAAGTTATTAAGGTGGGGGAAATGGTGGAAAATGGCATCAAGTGTGGAAAGATTGTAAGTCAGGCTGCCCTAAAAGCCACAACACAAGTGCTTCAAAATGGTTCTGGAAATATTGGAGGGAAGAAGAGAAGGGAGGATGTGGCCACTATTGTATCAGCACCTAGGACTCATGTTCTAGATAATTCCCCACAACACTATTTTCCTTCCCAAGCTCCACAATATTCTATGACATACACTccatatcatgtttttaatgCACAACCAATTGCACCCCCTTCTTATCCACAATGGCGTGCACCAACTCCATAA